The genomic region TATGATTGATCAGGCGGTGCTTGATTATGGCGCCAGATGCCACTACGTAGTCGTTGGATGGGTGATCATTGGTGGGGGGTCTCTCACGATGGCATGCTGCAGTCATAGTCTTAGGTTGGTCACAATGGGAAGAAatttaggagtaacatcacacattccAATACAACTGTCACATATTTAATGAGGAGataggtgcttgtggtaactagctaagttaccggaacatcacacactccaagaaacaatgagtctataacctaataaatacattgttgcatgacactacatagatgttcctacccactgtagaggtagtaacatagtctagggaagtgtgtaagttactagactatgttcttgcccattgtacCAGACTTACATTACAGCTCCAGTCTCTTGAAATAAGTAGTGGCGGTGAAAAATCAACACACGTACGTAGCACCCACTCGGGGCGAGTGACTGGCGGCAAGAAAGACCAGAGACAGCGGGAGTTGTGCACGCAACAGCCGACACGCACGCGCACGCCCCCGTCGTGTCCAGTTACACGTCCGCGTCCGGCCCATTACGAAAACGGTGGCAACTGGCAACCGCGATGGACGGACGACCGCGCGTTGATCCTTTTCCATGTTCCGGGAAAGCAGAACCGAACCCATGACGACATCCACGCGTGTCGCACTCAGACCATTCTCGTTTCCACTCTAGTCTGCGCCAACGGACCCGTGGCCTGAGAGCGGCCGGGCATCGCTTTCGAGCTTTCCTTGGGGCGGCATGCCTATGTTGCTCCTTCTTCTCTGCTTGCTCCTTTGGACACTTGCAGCTGGACGGCGCGGCCCAATGTTTATTTGGTTGGGGGTGTTTGGGTTGGGGTTTTGTCCTCGCATCTTCCGCCACATGACACGAGCAAGCAAGAAAAAATTACTGACCAAAGCGTCAAATACACAGCACTGCAAGCATGTTTCACTAATGCTCGGCGACAAAATACAAATGGATGCGGCATACTTCAGTCTGTCCATTTACGGACCGCCCGACTTTCTGGACTGGCGTTTCTGCCGTATCCTTGAGAGCTCCACCTCCAGCTTCCCCATCCGGcctccctccccctcgccgccggcggccatggtggccggcgcTGGGTGGGATGGAGGTCTGGATCCTAGGTCTAGTAGTGTGTGAGTGTCTTTCTCTGGCAAATAAAGTGGAGCTGCGTTTTGGATCTTGTCTAGGTGGTTGTTCAACTCTCCCCTGGGGCCACGCTGGTGGCGAAAAGGCGGAGGCAAGGATGATCCCTGGCAGCGGATCCTTCGGCGGCTTCCCTCAGCCGGATCCATGGCGAAGCTTAGGCCCGTCCGGTTTCGTCCCCACTTCTCCCCCCTTTTCTTGCTGTAATAAATTCCAATATGGTGCGCCAGATGCTCTTCTTCCTCGATCTGTTCTTACCACCATGGTTGTGGGAAGAGAGATAGAGCAGCAGGAGATGTACATGCCTACCACTTGCAGGAGGCCTCGTTGCTACCTTCCTCCACTTGATgccgccaaggtggtggatgaAGAGGGGTGGGGAAGCACTGAGCTGAAGATTGATGGTCGGGTTCGAGCTCATCAGCAGAGGATTCTATGGTGGAGCTACGGCGCCTGCAGTCGGCTGCCGGTGTTCATCGACCCTCTGCTTCTTCTGGTCGAAGGGCGGCCAACCCCTTTCCTCCTGGCTTGCATGCCTTATGGGAGGCAGTTCCAGTTTTCGTTCAGAGGCTATGGGATGCACGTGCTGCACCCATGGCGATCTCGTCGCCCCAAGTGGTTCGTCCCCGGCGACGGCGAGGTTCAATCTGAGCAAAGGCTGCCAAGGACCCGATTGCGTTTTAATCTTTCAGCTAGGGGTTCTCCATGCAAAAGTCTGGGACTTTGTTGTAATCTTTCTTTTTCTTTCGGTCCTGATGTAAAGTGTGCTTTGAAGCTTATCTAATGTAAGTCTGGCCCTTCGGGGCACTTCcctgttcaaaaaaaaaaaatggaTGCGGCATTCACCACTGCAGGTTTCGACGCCTACAGCTTCAGCAAAACCACTCCATCATGTCGGTATCTATGATCTATATCACATGTCCCTCCCTATTACGGACGATGCCGCATGCAAATTATATCCCCAACTCCAAGCATATAAGTGAACGAAACCAAGGACGGCACTCTGTAAAAAAAACTTCATGAGCATCCAAGCTTAACTAGTTTAATTCCAGGCAACTAACTGGACGGTTTCAGTTTCATAATCCACATACATTTTCCTCCAGGATGGATATACTGTACAAGGGGCCACTAGAGCTAGACAACCAAGAGACCAACAAAAACTCAAACCATAATGGACAGGGCAATTTAGTCACTATCATCTATCTGGTGAGACTACCAAACAAATCAGAGGTAATTTACAAGAAACAAACACCACTTCGTTAGGACCTAGAAATAGCCCGGCAACGGCATGTCATCGTCCCAGAGCTCTTTGAATTCACTCATCAAAAAGCCTTCATCCATCTCCGTCGACTCCTCAAGCATACTTTCTTCCACAGGCTGCGTCACATTAGCAACAAAGAATTGAGTAAGCCTCCCGTTAAGAAAACAGAGCAAAactctcattttcttttttcttttttcacccCTCAACTCTCGCCGGAGTTTTTAACCCAAACATCATGCATAATTGTTCGGCGTCACCCTAAAACTTTTGTATTGGTGCTGAAAGGGCGGGAAAACGTATTGCTACCTGCGATTCCTGCATTTTTGTTACGACAGTCATAATCCTCTGATACTGGTCCCGGGCTTCGGGGTACTGAACCATGGACTTCACTCTGGCAAGAGCTCTCTGCAGTCTTTCTTCAGTTTGCTTCCGTCCTTCTTGCAAGAAGTTATAATCATCCTCTGCAGGTTTAACTGGGATTACATCAACGCTGCTGCTACTAGTGCTGCTGTCTGTTGCAACTTCTGTAGACCGAAACCCGCGTAACCCAGCTCCTCGCCGCCTCCATCGCAATATAACCTTCTCCACTATCCCGACAGACCAAATTATTTTGCGATAATGCTTTCTCACTTGGTGACCTCGCACATGAGCCTAGCAAGTACACAATATAGCACGGTTGAGAAAATTTGTTCATTATAATAATAGCATCAGAAGAAGAGATACTTCACAAAGCAGTGCACTATACTGTTAAAACATCATGCTATGAATATCCTGTCCTAGATACTAGATTAGTCGAAGAGAAAAAAATATGGAGCTCATGTTTCACTCAATTACCTTTACATAAATTTGTAAATGATATGGTCATAGTTGACTTTACTATTGCAAAATTCAGTAGAAAAAAATATGGTGTTGGCATACTCATTCAGTATTAATCTGGAGCGTTCAGAATTTTAACAAAAATCATTGATTAATGTCATACACTTGATATTCATACCTGGATCTTGACAATTCGCTGTCTAATAAGCAAAAATTCTTTTCTTCCCTTCCATCCACGGAATTTGTTTTGTATTCGAGTTGCAGCAGCATGCATGGGATCGAACTGTCCTGGTTTAGATGGTTTATAAGACAAGAGTGACATGGCACGTTCATCTGATATCACACCATTGTCATCCTCATACTGAACTGCTTGCTTTCTCTGGAAGGACTGCACCCTGAAAACTTGATATATCCGAGCAGCAGCCTGGGCAGCATTCCGCACAGCACCTAGTGAATCTCCCATCGATCCAGCCTGAAGACCTTGACCTGCTGATGGTGACGCAGTTCTTCCGGTAACATCTCCAATACCAGGTAGGCCAGATATCTCTGATGCATTGCTCCCCATGGCTTCCTTCAGGTTGAGGGTTTGAAGATGGCTTGTTAAAGAAAACTCTGCCAGGAAACCAGAAATTCCCTTGTGCCCATTGAACGACGCAAGATCAGCTGGTGTGCGTCCTGAAGGGAAATCAGGCCTTGGATCCGTCAAAGCTCCAGGAGCCGCACCTAATGCTATAAGAGCAACAACTGTTCGCTCTCTGCAGAACAGGGCAAACAAGTTTAAtacatatatatgtatgtatgtatgtgcaaACAAAAACTATCACCCTCAGAAGAACTTACCTGCCACAAAATGCTGCCCAGTGAAGTGCGGTCCATCCATGAACATCTCTGAAATTTATGCTTACACCAGCAGTTATTGTTGGCCTTATCGCCCAATCATATCCTAGAGCAGCTGCCAGATGAAGAATGCCCTGCCCTTCATCATCTAACACACTGGGACCTTTGCCACCACCTCCTGCTTTATGGAGAAGCCAGATATGCAGCTTTTCTTTGATACCGCTTTCAACAAACTGATCCTGCCTATCATCAGGGGCAAGCTGATTATCATCAGCGAACTTTAGCAATTCAGACCACTGATCATTGTTTGTCATCAATGAGGTTATCTTCTTGTTCAAATCAATCAACTCCTTTGTGGGGTTAGATAAAGCTGCCTGGAACTCATCTTGCTGATCTCGTCCCAAAGACAATAATTCATCAAGACGCGCCTGGAGATATATTTTGTTTGTAGCACCATGTGGACTTGGAGCATCCATGTATTGAGAATCACTTGGTCGATATTCAAACTCTCGTACTTCACTGCAGGCTAACCTGTTGGAGCAAGTCACATAAAAAGGGACCCTGCCAGGTTTGTGCGAGGGAGAATAGCACCTGAGAGTCCCGTCTGCTAAAATATCTGCTGGAACTTCGACTTCTCCAAACATACACGACCACTTGAGCTTTATAACTTCGTCAGAAGTTAGGAATCTACCAGTAACAAGAACCTGCAGGACACAAGAAATTTTGTAAGCAGTTAAAGAACACTAATTCACTCAGACACCAAGACAGTTCTATTTCGTATGGCGCTCCTAAGACTTTCAAGCTTTAGAAGCACAATAAAGGTAAAAAGGATAAGTGTAAGAAGACATACCCTAGTCTTCGAACCTGCATATGTCCAGCTTGGAAAATATTCAGTTATACTAAACAGCTGATCTTGTGCAACCATTGGGTCCAGAGTAAACTGATCCAACTGATCACGGCTCGATGCTCCAATGATATTGTCAGCATCTTCACTGTTCCAGTACAATCCAGAACTGAACTTTACTTGGGAATCATCTACTTCAGCAAGTTCTTTGCTCATCCATCTAGTAAAACTATCACTTTTCTTAAAGCTGTTCTTCAGGATATCAGAAAGATTAGATGATTGAGTTTTCAGGACAGGGAAATTAATGGCTTCCTCCAAAAGTTTACTGTGTTGTTCAAAATTGTCCACTGTAGCAAATGTACTATCAGTAGCACTTGGAAGCTGAAATTCAGTAGTCCTGCCATCAATAGCACTTGGAAGCTGAAGAAATTCAGTAGTCGTACCATCATTAGCACTTGGAAGCTGAAATTCAGTAGTTTCACAAGTGAGTACCAAAACCAAATTGAAGCCGGACAATAATAGTATATATTTTAGGGGGGAGACAATAATAGTATAATATCAGTAGCATGGAAGTCAAGCAGATGCAATTAATCAGTGTGCAAAATAACATACAAAATAAGTCTGCTGGGATACCAAGAACCAGCAAGGGAAAGAAAGAAAAAGTTCTACCATGGAAATGAAAACCAGGAAATCATCTTTTAATGAACAATGTAATACGAAACACTATTACTACGATTATTCAAAGAAAATA from Triticum aestivum cultivar Chinese Spring chromosome 4A, IWGSC CS RefSeq v2.1, whole genome shotgun sequence harbors:
- the LOC123088108 gene encoding uncharacterized protein, with amino-acid sequence MRHTSVCPFTDRPTFWTGVSAVSLRAPPPASPSGLPPPRRRRPWWPALGGMEVWILGLVVCECLSLANKVELRFGSCLGGCSTLPWGHAGGEKAEARMIPGSGSFGGFPQPDPWRSLGPSGFVPTSPPFSCCNKFQYGAPDALLPRSVLTTMVVGREIEQQEMYMPTTCRRPRCYLPPLDAAKVVDEEGWGSTELKIDGRVRAHQQRILWWSYGACSRLPVFIDPLLLLVEGRPTPFLLACMPYGRQFQFSFRGYGMHVLHPWRSRRPKWFVPGDGEVQSEQRLPRTRLRFNLSARGSPCKSLGLCCNLSFSFGPDVKCALKLI
- the LOC123088107 gene encoding calmodulin-binding transcription activator 2 isoform X2 codes for the protein MAEGRRYGIAPQLDMEQILKEAQTRWLRPTEICEILKNYRNFRIAPEPPNMPASGSLFLFDRKVLRFFRKDGHNWRKKKDGKTVKEAHERLKSGSIDVLHCYYAHGEENINFQRRSYWMLEEDYMHIVLVHYLEVKAGKSSSRTRGHDNMLQGAYVDSPLSHLPSQSTDGESSLSGRASEYEAESDIYSGGAGYHSISRMQQHENGGGSIIDASVVSSYSPASSVGNHQGLQATSPNTGFYSHYQDNSPVIHNESTFGITFNGPSTQFDLSSWNEMTKLNKEIHQLPPYQSHVPSEQPPFTEGPGIESFSFDEVYSNGLDIKDDGHADTDREALWQLPSANDGTTTEFLQLPSAIDGRTTEFQLPSATDSTFATVDNFEQHSKLLEEAINFPVLKTQSSNLSDILKNSFKKSDSFTRWMSKELAEVDDSQVKFSSGLYWNSEDADNIIGASSRDQLDQFTLDPMVAQDQLFSITEYFPSWTYAGSKTRVLVTGRFLTSDEVIKLKWSCMFGEVEVPADILADGTLRCYSPSHKPGRVPFYVTCSNRLACSEVREFEYRPSDSQYMDAPSPHGATNKIYLQARLDELLSLGRDQQDEFQAALSNPTKELIDLNKKITSLMTNNDQWSELLKFADDNQLAPDDRQDQFVESGIKEKLHIWLLHKAGGGGKGPSVLDDEGQGILHLAAALGYDWAIRPTITAGVSINFRDVHGWTALHWAAFCGRERTVVALIALGAAPGALTDPRPDFPSGRTPADLASFNGHKGISGFLAEFSLTSHLQTLNLKEAMGSNASEISGLPGIGDVTGRTASPSAGQGLQAGSMGDSLGAVRNAAQAAARIYQVFRVQSFQRKQAVQYEDDNGVISDERAMSLLSYKPSKPGQFDPMHAAATRIQNKFRGWKGRKEFLLIRQRIVKIQAHVRGHQVRKHYRKIIWSVGIVEKVILRWRRRGAGLRGFRSTEVATDSSTSSSSVDVIPVKPAEDDYNFLQEGRKQTEERLQRALARVKSMVQYPEARDQYQRIMTVVTKMQESQPVEESMLEESTEMDEGFLMSEFKELWDDDMPLPGYF
- the LOC123088107 gene encoding calmodulin-binding transcription activator 3 isoform X1; protein product: MAEGRRYGIAPQLDMEQILKEAQTRWLRPTEICEILKNYRNFRIAPEPPNMPASGSLFLFDRKVLRFFRKDGHNWRKKKDGKTVKEAHERLKSGSIDVLHCYYAHGEENINFQRRSYWMLEEDYMHIVLVHYLEVKAGKSSSRTRGHDNMLQGAYVDSPLSHLPSQSTDGESSLSGRASEYEAESADIYSGGAGYHSISRMQQHENGGGSIIDASVVSSYSPASSVGNHQGLQATSPNTGFYSHYQDNSPVIHNESTFGITFNGPSTQFDLSSWNEMTKLNKEIHQLPPYQSHVPSEQPPFTEGPGIESFSFDEVYSNGLDIKDDGHADTDREALWQLPSANDGTTTEFLQLPSAIDGRTTEFQLPSATDSTFATVDNFEQHSKLLEEAINFPVLKTQSSNLSDILKNSFKKSDSFTRWMSKELAEVDDSQVKFSSGLYWNSEDADNIIGASSRDQLDQFTLDPMVAQDQLFSITEYFPSWTYAGSKTRVLVTGRFLTSDEVIKLKWSCMFGEVEVPADILADGTLRCYSPSHKPGRVPFYVTCSNRLACSEVREFEYRPSDSQYMDAPSPHGATNKIYLQARLDELLSLGRDQQDEFQAALSNPTKELIDLNKKITSLMTNNDQWSELLKFADDNQLAPDDRQDQFVESGIKEKLHIWLLHKAGGGGKGPSVLDDEGQGILHLAAALGYDWAIRPTITAGVSINFRDVHGWTALHWAAFCGRERTVVALIALGAAPGALTDPRPDFPSGRTPADLASFNGHKGISGFLAEFSLTSHLQTLNLKEAMGSNASEISGLPGIGDVTGRTASPSAGQGLQAGSMGDSLGAVRNAAQAAARIYQVFRVQSFQRKQAVQYEDDNGVISDERAMSLLSYKPSKPGQFDPMHAAATRIQNKFRGWKGRKEFLLIRQRIVKIQAHVRGHQVRKHYRKIIWSVGIVEKVILRWRRRGAGLRGFRSTEVATDSSTSSSSVDVIPVKPAEDDYNFLQEGRKQTEERLQRALARVKSMVQYPEARDQYQRIMTVVTKMQESQPVEESMLEESTEMDEGFLMSEFKELWDDDMPLPGYF
- the LOC123088107 gene encoding calmodulin-binding transcription activator 2 isoform X4; amino-acid sequence: MQQHENGGGSIIDASVVSSYSPASSVGNHQGLQATSPNTGFYSHYQDNSPVIHNESTFGITFNGPSTQFDLSSWNEMTKLNKEIHQLPPYQSHVPSEQPPFTEGPGIESFSFDEVYSNGLDIKDDGHADTDREALWQLPSANDGTTTEFLQLPSAIDGRTTEFQLPSATDSTFATVDNFEQHSKLLEEAINFPVLKTQSSNLSDILKNSFKKSDSFTRWMSKELAEVDDSQVKFSSGLYWNSEDADNIIGASSRDQLDQFTLDPMVAQDQLFSITEYFPSWTYAGSKTRVLVTGRFLTSDEVIKLKWSCMFGEVEVPADILADGTLRCYSPSHKPGRVPFYVTCSNRLACSEVREFEYRPSDSQYMDAPSPHGATNKIYLQARLDELLSLGRDQQDEFQAALSNPTKELIDLNKKITSLMTNNDQWSELLKFADDNQLAPDDRQDQFVESGIKEKLHIWLLHKAGGGGKGPSVLDDEGQGILHLAAALGYDWAIRPTITAGVSINFRDVHGWTALHWAAFCGRERTVVALIALGAAPGALTDPRPDFPSGRTPADLASFNGHKGISGFLAEFSLTSHLQTLNLKEAMGSNASEISGLPGIGDVTGRTASPSAGQGLQAGSMGDSLGAVRNAAQAAARIYQVFRVQSFQRKQAVQYEDDNGVISDERAMSLLSYKPSKPGQFDPMHAAATRIQNKFRGWKGRKEFLLIRQRIVKIQAHVRGHQVRKHYRKIIWSVGIVEKVILRWRRRGAGLRGFRSTEVATDSSTSSSSVDVIPVKPAEDDYNFLQEGRKQTEERLQRALARVKSMVQYPEARDQYQRIMTVVTKMQESQPVEESMLEESTEMDEGFLMSEFKELWDDDMPLPGYF
- the LOC123088107 gene encoding calmodulin-binding transcription activator 2 isoform X3; protein product: MLEEDYMHIVLVHYLEVKAGKSSSRTRGHDNMLQGAYVDSPLSHLPSQSTDGESSLSGRASEYEAESADIYSGGAGYHSISRMQQHENGGGSIIDASVVSSYSPASSVGNHQGLQATSPNTGFYSHYQDNSPVIHNESTFGITFNGPSTQFDLSSWNEMTKLNKEIHQLPPYQSHVPSEQPPFTEGPGIESFSFDEVYSNGLDIKDDGHADTDREALWQLPSANDGTTTEFLQLPSAIDGRTTEFQLPSATDSTFATVDNFEQHSKLLEEAINFPVLKTQSSNLSDILKNSFKKSDSFTRWMSKELAEVDDSQVKFSSGLYWNSEDADNIIGASSRDQLDQFTLDPMVAQDQLFSITEYFPSWTYAGSKTRVLVTGRFLTSDEVIKLKWSCMFGEVEVPADILADGTLRCYSPSHKPGRVPFYVTCSNRLACSEVREFEYRPSDSQYMDAPSPHGATNKIYLQARLDELLSLGRDQQDEFQAALSNPTKELIDLNKKITSLMTNNDQWSELLKFADDNQLAPDDRQDQFVESGIKEKLHIWLLHKAGGGGKGPSVLDDEGQGILHLAAALGYDWAIRPTITAGVSINFRDVHGWTALHWAAFCGRERTVVALIALGAAPGALTDPRPDFPSGRTPADLASFNGHKGISGFLAEFSLTSHLQTLNLKEAMGSNASEISGLPGIGDVTGRTASPSAGQGLQAGSMGDSLGAVRNAAQAAARIYQVFRVQSFQRKQAVQYEDDNGVISDERAMSLLSYKPSKPGQFDPMHAAATRIQNKFRGWKGRKEFLLIRQRIVKIQAHVRGHQVRKHYRKIIWSVGIVEKVILRWRRRGAGLRGFRSTEVATDSSTSSSSVDVIPVKPAEDDYNFLQEGRKQTEERLQRALARVKSMVQYPEARDQYQRIMTVVTKMQESQPVEESMLEESTEMDEGFLMSEFKELWDDDMPLPGYF